A stretch of the Maridesulfovibrio zosterae DSM 11974 genome encodes the following:
- a CDS encoding LysR family transcriptional regulator: MELRQLRYFVAVAEELHFGRAARRVHIAQPPFSQQIKSLEEEIGARLLERNSRKVWLTNEGRYFYRQAVSILEQAQEAASTVARMSKGEYGNIKVGFTETAMDSLLPEAVRSFSSKYPGVSVQFSQFGTSNQLENIRSGKLDLGFSTIFHYAMEELSSVKLFSKKHILAVPEDHIFTQKDSVSLEEIAQENLIMFPRAGQPDLHDAIMKMFTSKGFSPAISQEISGLSGASALIASGMGVTFLPENSHITRKGIALVPLQDDFPSMDIFMVWKSDEYSNTAAVFMEQVAAYFSVSDFFANEIVSSETP; encoded by the coding sequence ATGGAATTACGACAGCTCAGATATTTTGTTGCCGTTGCTGAAGAACTTCATTTTGGAAGAGCTGCACGCCGAGTGCATATTGCACAACCTCCTTTTTCACAGCAGATTAAATCTCTGGAAGAAGAGATTGGCGCAAGACTTCTGGAGCGTAACAGCCGTAAGGTATGGCTTACTAATGAAGGTAGATATTTTTACAGACAGGCTGTTTCTATTCTTGAGCAGGCACAGGAGGCAGCATCTACAGTCGCGCGTATGTCTAAAGGGGAGTACGGCAATATTAAAGTCGGATTTACCGAGACAGCCATGGACAGTCTTCTTCCTGAGGCAGTAAGATCTTTCAGTAGTAAGTATCCAGGTGTATCTGTCCAGTTCAGTCAGTTTGGAACTTCAAATCAGCTTGAGAATATAAGATCCGGGAAACTTGATTTAGGGTTTTCAACTATATTTCATTATGCCATGGAAGAACTTTCTTCAGTAAAGCTTTTTTCTAAGAAGCATATTCTTGCTGTACCGGAAGATCATATCTTTACGCAAAAGGATAGTGTATCATTAGAGGAAATTGCTCAGGAAAATTTGATTATGTTTCCACGAGCCGGGCAGCCAGATTTACATGACGCCATAATGAAAATGTTTACTTCCAAAGGCTTTTCTCCGGCGATTAGTCAGGAAATTTCGGGCCTTTCCGGAGCTTCTGCTTTGATTGCGTCTGGTATGGGGGTTACATTTTTGCCGGAGAACAGCCACATAACCCGTAAGGGTATTGCACTTGTTCCCTTGCAGGACGATTTTCCAAGTATGGATATTTTTATGGTATGGAAAAGTGACGAGTATTCCAATACTGCTGCTGTTTTTATGGAGCAGGTAGCTGCTTATTTTTCTGTGTCGGATTTTTTTGCAAATGAAATTGTCTCTTCTGAGACTCCTTGA